A single genomic interval of Streptococcus suis harbors:
- a CDS encoding tyrosine-type recombinase/integrase: protein MTVKKAKNGTWTVDISDGFHPVTKKRIRIIRKGFKTKKEALELEQYIRVVELKEKRFDFLVTTDMLFDILEEEDRQNNRKISYISTQRNNYERHIKPYFINTNLNKLSYEHIFEFREYLKIKPKKQNDSSTLSHNTVNKIMILLKKIFDTGVRKSLIDKNPVENIRKLPISKPTINFWNVEEFNEFRKLITSDEISYDLFFTIAFFTGMRLGEIVALTWYDINLITNSIHITKTAYFVNGTNHINSTKTRAGTRRITINHKLARMLADWKEKQKDLLKEFTTDTENLQVIQSTPLPMTKNMIDKKFKQILARNDYLKKIRIHDLRHSHASLLINQGEDYLVVKERLGHASITTTIDTYSHLYPSKQKTLANKLDDIF from the coding sequence ATGACAGTTAAGAAAGCAAAAAATGGAACTTGGACTGTTGATATTTCTGACGGCTTCCACCCAGTTACCAAAAAGCGGATACGAATCATTCGTAAAGGTTTCAAGACCAAGAAAGAAGCTTTAGAGTTAGAACAATATATCCGTGTTGTTGAGTTAAAAGAAAAACGTTTTGATTTTTTGGTAACAACCGATATGCTCTTCGATATACTTGAGGAAGAAGACCGACAAAATAACAGAAAAATCAGTTATATCAGCACACAAAGAAACAACTATGAGCGACATATCAAACCTTACTTCATAAATACAAACTTAAACAAATTATCTTATGAGCACATTTTTGAATTTCGAGAGTATCTCAAAATAAAGCCAAAAAAGCAAAACGATAGCTCTACGTTAAGTCATAATACAGTCAATAAAATAATGATACTTCTCAAAAAGATTTTTGATACTGGTGTAAGAAAGTCATTGATAGATAAAAATCCAGTTGAAAATATAAGAAAATTACCTATTAGTAAGCCAACTATAAATTTTTGGAATGTAGAAGAATTTAACGAATTTAGAAAACTTATTACAAGTGATGAAATAAGTTATGACCTATTCTTTACGATTGCCTTTTTTACTGGCATGCGATTGGGCGAGATAGTTGCGTTAACTTGGTACGATATAAACTTAATCACTAATAGCATTCACATCACAAAAACAGCATACTTTGTTAACGGTACAAATCATATCAATAGTACAAAAACTAGAGCAGGTACCAGACGTATTACAATCAATCATAAATTAGCAAGAATGCTTGCAGACTGGAAAGAAAAACAAAAAGACTTACTTAAAGAATTTACAACAGATACAGAAAACCTTCAAGTAATTCAAAGCACACCACTACCAATGACAAAAAATATGATTGATAAAAAATTTAAGCAGATACTGGCTAGGAACGACTATCTAAAAAAGATACGAATACACGATTTAAGGCACTCTCACGCGTCTTTACTTATCAATCAAGGGGAAGATTATCTAGTCGTAAAAGAACGTCTTGGACACGCCTCTATCACGACTACAATAGATACATATTCCCACTTATACCCTAGTAAACAAAAGACATTGGCGAACAAATTGGACGATATTTTTTAG
- a CDS encoding DUF3173 domain-containing protein, which translates to MIATVNKNDLVALGFSEGTSKRIIRQGKELLIARGFRVYQNKRVGTIPASIATELLGFDVSLGAHHDS; encoded by the coding sequence ATGATAGCAACCGTAAATAAGAATGACCTAGTTGCCCTTGGTTTCTCTGAAGGAACTTCTAAACGTATCATCAGACAGGGGAAAGAGCTTCTAATAGCAAGAGGGTTTAGGGTTTATCAAAATAAGCGTGTCGGAACTATCCCTGCTTCTATCGCTACTGAATTACTTGGTTTTGACGTTTCTTTAGGTGCTCATCATGACAGTTAA
- a CDS encoding replication initiation factor domain-containing protein, which translates to MNTVRIDYFAVTVKNIPPESVLTDILLIPLEDFTLNNWGINKYQRHYACSEIKVYFNEDRPSMGVFIELKGQGCRQYEEFLDGNENNWIALIGRLYQYSVNFTRLDIAHDIFDGSLDVQRVYDYCKKGLCISKAKHFEYHEKSVLENGERVGETVAIGSRGNQQWCIYNKRMEQLSKQELVEYPSWIRAELRCWQDKANIIAEQLFLKRPLSSIYFEAINGHYRFVKPNATDTNRWRRKKVKWWLDYLKTENQTVLSVERTKPTLRQSEAWTEKQVAKTLAKVYTAKYQAYDVQKAEDYIQGLLKEGLSRLTDNDEKDIEQYIREQNSSPLWGQKKTT; encoded by the coding sequence ATGAATACAGTCAGAATTGATTATTTTGCAGTAACCGTTAAAAATATTCCTCCAGAAAGTGTTTTAACTGATATTCTTTTAATTCCTTTAGAAGATTTCACATTAAATAATTGGGGAATAAACAAGTACCAGCGACATTATGCTTGTTCTGAGATTAAAGTGTACTTTAATGAGGATAGACCTTCAATGGGGGTTTTTATCGAATTAAAAGGGCAAGGTTGTCGCCAATATGAAGAATTTTTGGACGGTAACGAAAATAATTGGATAGCTTTGATAGGTCGGTTGTATCAGTATTCGGTTAATTTTACTCGCTTAGATATTGCTCACGACATATTTGACGGTAGTTTAGATGTTCAGCGAGTATATGACTATTGCAAGAAAGGTTTATGTATCTCGAAAGCAAAGCATTTTGAGTATCATGAGAAATCTGTCTTAGAAAATGGAGAACGAGTTGGAGAGACGGTTGCTATAGGTTCCAGAGGTAATCAACAATGGTGTATCTACAATAAACGTATGGAACAACTTAGCAAGCAAGAGCTTGTAGAATATCCCTCATGGATTCGTGCGGAACTTAGATGTTGGCAGGATAAGGCGAATATTATTGCAGAGCAATTGTTTCTAAAGCGTCCTCTGTCATCTATCTATTTTGAAGCTATCAATGGTCACTATCGTTTTGTGAAACCAAATGCGACAGATACTAATCGTTGGAGAAGAAAAAAGGTCAAGTGGTGGCTAGACTATCTAAAGACCGAAAATCAGACTGTTTTGAGCGTTGAGAGAACTAAGCCTACATTACGGCAGTCAGAGGCTTGGACAGAGAAACAAGTTGCGAAGACATTGGCAAAAGTCTATACAGCAAAATATCAAGCCTATGATGTTCAAAAGGCAGAGGACTACATTCAAGGTCTACTAAAAGAGGGCTTGTCAAGGCTAACTGATAATGATGAAAAGGATATAGAGCAATATATTCGAGAGCAGAATAGTTCTCCCTTATGGGGACAAAAAAAGACGACTTGA
- a CDS encoding FtsK/SpoIIIE domain-containing protein → MKLIKLNHAVRVRFNPYIITSKRLFLSRVGMDLFLGMLLINTWISPYSIPIKSVLSLIFIGIICSIEKFFKSVFISKIQNILYVRESLFDMLIGLNLYEESDNVVTNSATLNFEILPNDIVMVEVPLFGNKFLKLLKNLEEYLVPTLGLPLLSKYEFPDHVIYKLGKEEIEQYIFNSQTLTRDFFEDIPTPIVKLSNTQQFSLKQNTNLGVYGRTGTGKTIALQWYLFNALAKGCGIDTYLAIVDGKGADLYALGALLQEELGKQISVGSSPTSLAKLSRQFVKIMDERFEVIKQNSSLNADAYDLGMTPNFLFIDELASIRDSCGSSKQGKELWNEILQNLGLIARKGRQAGCHLCLSTQDPNAENIPVELRNQISAVLYLGNIGDDRLKMAFSMCELENVPTISDRKGEALFYADGLNSVEPVLTIVPFVDVKTKQDFLQVVRNILPN, encoded by the coding sequence ATGAAGCTAATCAAGCTGAATCATGCAGTACGAGTGAGGTTTAATCCTTATATAATAACCTCTAAAAGATTGTTTTTGAGCAGAGTCGGAATGGATTTATTTTTAGGAATGTTATTGATAAACACTTGGATTTCTCCATACTCAATCCCTATTAAATCAGTGCTTTCATTGATATTTATTGGAATAATTTGTTCTATTGAAAAATTTTTTAAGTCTGTTTTTATATCAAAAATTCAAAATATACTGTATGTTAGAGAATCTCTATTTGATATGCTGATTGGACTAAATTTATACGAAGAAAGTGATAATGTAGTAACCAATAGTGCAACATTAAACTTTGAAATCTTGCCCAATGATATTGTAATGGTCGAAGTACCATTGTTTGGGAATAAGTTTTTAAAACTTCTAAAAAATCTTGAAGAATATCTTGTTCCAACCTTGGGTCTACCTCTACTATCCAAATATGAATTTCCTGACCATGTTATTTATAAACTTGGAAAGGAAGAAATTGAGCAGTATATATTCAATAGCCAAACATTGACTAGAGATTTTTTTGAAGACATACCTACGCCAATAGTTAAACTATCCAATACTCAGCAATTTTCTCTAAAACAGAATACTAATTTAGGAGTATATGGAAGGACGGGTACAGGGAAGACAATAGCTCTACAATGGTACTTATTTAATGCACTTGCCAAAGGGTGCGGTATTGATACTTATCTAGCTATCGTTGATGGTAAAGGAGCTGACTTATATGCTCTTGGGGCACTCCTCCAAGAAGAACTGGGAAAACAAATTTCAGTAGGCTCTTCTCCTACTTCACTAGCAAAGCTATCAAGACAGTTTGTAAAAATTATGGATGAACGTTTTGAGGTTATCAAGCAGAACAGTTCGCTAAATGCTGATGCCTATGATTTAGGAATGACCCCTAATTTTTTGTTTATTGATGAGCTTGCTTCTATTCGTGATAGTTGTGGTTCTAGTAAACAAGGTAAAGAGCTATGGAATGAAATTCTGCAAAACTTAGGCTTGATTGCACGCAAAGGACGGCAGGCAGGTTGCCACCTCTGCCTTAGTACCCAAGACCCAAATGCAGAGAATATTCCTGTTGAACTTAGAAACCAAATATCAGCAGTTTTATACCTCGGAAATATAGGGGACGACCGATTGAAAATGGCTTTTAGTATGTGTGAACTGGAAAATGTTCCTACAATTTCAGACAGGAAAGGCGAAGCACTCTTTTATGCTGACGGTTTAAATTCTGTTGAGCCTGTACTAACTATCGTCCCGTTCGTCGATGTTAAAACAAAACAAGATTTTTTACAGGTAGTTAGAAATATACTGCCAAACTAA
- a CDS encoding ISL3 family transposase has translation MGIKDKNIKILFILKHQTHLEIRAKLDYDSPGCPHCQGKCIKYDFQKSSKIPILDCQGFPTLLLLKKRRFQCKSCQKVTVAETTLVKKNCQISQPIWEKVTQLHTENMTNIAIARRLHISVSVVQRKLAQFQFEHDFTKLPKVLSWDEFSRNKGKLAFIAQDFETTRIVTILENNRQATIKNYFYKYPRAVRETVEVVTVDMSGSYIPIIKKLFPRAKIVLDRFHIIQHLSRAMMTTRIDIMKTFDTRSLPYRSMKNHWRILQKDSRKLSLNRFYSRTFGQTVTPREVVQKTLDFSNELKFYYELYQIFLFHFQEMNSKYFFELLEDNLDLVNPAFKTVFKTFLKYKTYITNAMELPYSNAKLEATNKLIKDIKRQAFGFRNFTNFKTKIYIALNIKNERTNFVLSRC, from the coding sequence ATTGGAATCAAAGACAAAAACATCAAAATTCTCTTCATTTTGAAACATCAGACCCATCTAGAAATCAGGGCAAAGCTAGATTACGACAGCCCCGGTTGTCCTCATTGCCAAGGAAAGTGTATCAAGTACGACTTTCAAAAGTCGTCAAAGATTCCGATTTTGGATTGCCAGGGCTTTCCGACCCTCCTCTTGCTTAAGAAACGGCGGTTTCAATGCAAATCTTGCCAAAAAGTGACTGTAGCTGAGACAACTCTAGTCAAGAAAAACTGTCAGATTTCACAACCTATTTGGGAGAAAGTGACACAACTCCATACAGAAAACATGACCAATATAGCCATCGCTAGGAGACTACATATCTCCGTATCGGTCGTCCAGAGGAAACTGGCTCAGTTTCAATTTGAGCATGATTTTACGAAATTACCAAAAGTCTTGAGCTGGGATGAATTTAGTCGGAACAAGGGAAAACTCGCCTTTATTGCTCAGGATTTTGAGACGACACGCATTGTGACCATTCTAGAGAATAACCGCCAAGCAACCATAAAGAACTATTTCTACAAGTATCCTAGGGCAGTCAGAGAAACTGTCGAGGTCGTAACAGTGGACATGTCGGGTAGCTATATTCCCATCATCAAAAAACTATTTCCAAGAGCTAAAATTGTCCTTGATAGATTTCACATTATACAACACCTGAGCCGTGCTATGATGACGACTAGAATTGATATTATGAAGACTTTCGATACGCGTTCCCTACCTTATCGATCCATGAAAAATCACTGGCGTATTCTCCAAAAAGATAGTCGAAAACTGTCTCTGAATCGCTTCTATTCCCGCACTTTTGGGCAAACAGTAACACCGAGAGAGGTTGTCCAGAAGACATTGGATTTCTCAAATGAATTGAAATTCTATTACGAACTCTACCAGATCTTTCTCTTCCATTTCCAAGAGATGAACTCGAAATATTTCTTCGAGCTTCTAGAGGACAACCTGGATCTTGTCAATCCTGCCTTTAAAACTGTTTTTAAAACGTTTCTAAAGTATAAAACGTACATCACGAACGCCATGGAGCTTCCATATTCAAACGCTAAGCTGGAAGCGACCAATAAACTCATCAAAGACATCAAGAGGCAAGCGTTCGGCTTTAGGAACTTTACGAACTTTAAAACCAAGATATATATTGCTTTAAACATTAAAAATGAGAGAACGAATTTCGTCCTCTCTAGGTGTTAG